A window of Actinomadura viridis genomic DNA:
CTCGCGGACGAAGAGGTCATGAGCGAGGCCGGATGGCGCCCGCCCGCGGACCCCGACAACCCGAACGGCGGGCCGCGCAACTGGTGGACCGAGCTTCCCGCCTACGCGACCTACGACGACCACGGCCGGCTCGCCGACGTCATGGTCACCGCGCTGCGCGACGTCCAGGGCGTGCGGCGGCCCTCCGACCTGGTGTACGAGTCGTTCCACCGGCACGGCACCGGCCTGATCGAGCTGCTTGACTTCGGCATCGAGGCCGCCGACCCGGGCCGGATCGCCAAGCGGCGCCGTACGTCCGCGGAGGCGCCCGAGAGCGCCCGCGGCGCGCTGAACTCCGAGAGGCCCGGCGGCCCGGCCCCCGCCGCGGACGGCTTCGGCAAGCCGGCCCCGGCCGCCGCGCTGGCCGCCCCCGTCCCCGGCTACGGGCCGGAGCCGCCGGTCCCCGATCCGCCGGACGAGCTCGAGCCCCGGCTGGCCGACGCCAAGCGGCGCGGTGACCACACCACGTACTTCGACCTGCTGCTCTCCGCCGACCTGGTGCTTCCGGCGACCGGCCCGGCGGTGGAGGACCCCGACGCGGCCGAGTTCCCCACCACCATGATCGGGACCGGTGTGTACGTGGTGGTCTTCACCTCGCCGCACGCCCTGGCGCGTTCGGGCCACCGGCCCGGCCTGCACCGCCGGACCTCGTTCGCCCAGCTCGCCCTCGGCTGGCCGGATCCGGCCTGGCAGCTGGCGATCAACCCGGGCCTGCCCAGCGAGGTCCATCTGGACGCCGCCGCCGTCACCCGGCTGGACGCCACCCAGCGCGCCATCTCCCAGCCTTCGCCTCCGCCCGGCCACATGGACGCCGCGGCGCCTCCGGCGCCGTCTCCCGCGCCTCCAACGCCGCCGGCACCATCTCCCGAGCCTCCTGCGTCCCACTCGCCGTCTGACGCGAACGTGCCATCAGCGCCGCCCGGCCCGCCGTCCACACCCGCCCCAGCCCAGGCACCGGCACCGGCACCGGCACCGGCCCAGCCTCCGGCGCCTCCCGAGCCCGTTCCGGGCCCGGCCGCCGAGGGGCGGCCCGCTCCGGGACCGGCCTCCCCGCCACCGCCGCAGAGCACGCCTCCGGAGGGAACACCGATCCAAGGCCCGCCGCAGGCCGCGCCGGAGCCTCCCCCCGTCCCGCAGGCGCCCCAAGCACACGATGTGCCCCCCGCGCCCCCGGCACCCCCGGCCCCGCCCGCACCCGCCCCGGGTCCCGCACCCGTGCCCGGCCCGGCACCCGTGCCGGGTCCCGCCTCCGGCGACACGCCCGCAGCCGCCGTTCCACCTCCGCCGCCCGCGGCACCAACCGCACCGCCGCCTGCGGCACCGGCCGCACCGGCCCAGCCTCCTCCGGGGCCCAGGGGGCCGCAGTTCCCCCTCAGCCTCCCGCACGGCACCCGTCTGTGGCGCTGGGACGGCGAGGGCGACGAAGCCGACGCGGCCGTGCCCGCGGCGGTCTTCGACGCGATC
This region includes:
- a CDS encoding SseB family protein, which encodes MLEWSEFARRLGRELAGLEMDTILIVRERDESRHYVQAMREPDRLYAEAVSNNFLDGPLLLTLADEEVMSEAGWRPPADPDNPNGGPRNWWTELPAYATYDDHGRLADVMVTALRDVQGVRRPSDLVYESFHRHGTGLIELLDFGIEAADPGRIAKRRRTSAEAPESARGALNSERPGGPAPAADGFGKPAPAAALAAPVPGYGPEPPVPDPPDELEPRLADAKRRGDHTTYFDLLLSADLVLPATGPAVEDPDAAEFPTTMIGTGVYVVVFTSPHALARSGHRPGLHRRTSFAQLALGWPDPAWQLAINPGLPSEVHLDAAAVTRLDATQRAISQPSPPPGHMDAAAPPAPSPAPPTPPAPSPEPPASHSPSDANVPSAPPGPPSTPAPAQAPAPAPAPAQPPAPPEPVPGPAAEGRPAPGPASPPPPQSTPPEGTPIQGPPQAAPEPPPVPQAPQAHDVPPAPPAPPAPPAPAPGPAPVPGPAPVPGPASGDTPAAAVPPPPPAAPTAPPPAAPAAPAQPPPGPRGPQFPLSLPHGTRLWRWDGEGDEADAAVPAAVFDAIGDTWAPVRADALPAPRRD